A genomic stretch from Zeimonas sediminis includes:
- a CDS encoding iron-containing alcohol dehydrogenase: protein MYATVEPDERAFFCMPSRVVFGAGSIRKLSGLCARQGWRKALIVTDTFFTGRTRIVSDLVADLAAAGIGARVFDGGEPDPSVELCDAATRSLLAGNTDAGFDHVIAIGGGSNIDLGKGLSLTLKFDKPAESFVGSPVFPGKPLPLVAVPTTSGTGSEITAGAILAYRGSATKVAIMSNDLRPAIALIDPELTLSCPPKVTADAGIDALAHAIESYIALDARDYDTAGDPDPAYSGANRITRSFAHEAIRLCFGSLRRCIEAPDDLAARTAMSYASLFAAMSYASAGLHGVHGTAYALAGLTHASHGSTNGVLLPYVMDALAGTTTAALAEIARLAGGGRGTDAQAAREAAVLTRELVAAVGIPTDLRGFGVTEEQVPGLLRDALAVTRLARAFPIQPPDEAYARIFANAWAGRLGEN from the coding sequence ATGTACGCAACTGTCGAGCCGGACGAACGCGCATTCTTCTGCATGCCCAGCCGGGTCGTCTTCGGCGCGGGCTCGATCAGGAAGCTTTCCGGCCTGTGCGCCCGACAAGGCTGGCGCAAGGCGCTGATCGTCACCGACACCTTCTTCACCGGCCGGACCCGGATCGTCTCGGATCTCGTCGCCGACCTCGCCGCCGCCGGCATCGGGGCACGGGTCTTCGACGGTGGCGAGCCCGACCCGTCGGTGGAGCTCTGCGATGCCGCCACCCGGAGCCTGCTCGCGGGCAACACCGACGCCGGGTTCGACCATGTCATCGCGATCGGCGGCGGCAGCAACATCGACCTGGGCAAGGGACTGTCACTCACGCTGAAGTTCGACAAGCCCGCCGAGAGCTTCGTCGGCTCCCCGGTGTTCCCCGGAAAGCCGCTGCCGCTGGTGGCGGTCCCGACCACGTCGGGAACCGGCTCCGAGATCACGGCGGGCGCCATCCTCGCGTATCGCGGATCGGCCACCAAGGTGGCGATCATGAGCAACGACCTGCGGCCCGCGATCGCGCTTATCGATCCCGAGCTCACCCTGAGCTGCCCGCCGAAGGTCACCGCCGACGCCGGCATCGACGCGCTCGCGCACGCGATCGAGTCCTACATCGCGCTCGACGCACGCGACTACGACACCGCCGGCGATCCCGATCCGGCCTACAGCGGCGCCAACCGGATCACCCGCTCGTTCGCCCACGAGGCGATCCGCCTGTGCTTCGGCAGCCTCAGGCGATGCATCGAGGCGCCCGACGACCTGGCGGCCCGCACCGCGATGTCTTACGCGAGCCTGTTCGCGGCGATGTCCTACGCCAGCGCCGGCCTGCACGGCGTGCACGGCACCGCCTACGCGCTGGCCGGCCTCACCCATGCGTCGCACGGCAGCACGAACGGCGTGCTGCTTCCCTACGTGATGGACGCGCTGGCCGGCACCACGACCGCGGCGCTCGCCGAGATCGCGCGGCTCGCCGGCGGCGGCCGCGGCACCGACGCGCAGGCCGCGCGCGAGGCCGCGGTCCTCACCCGCGAGCTCGTCGCGGCCGTCGGCATCCCGACCGACCTGCGCGGCTTCGGCGTGACCGAGGAGCAGGTTCCCGGGCTGCTCCGCGACGCCCTCGCTGTGACGCGGCTCGCGCGCGCCTTCCCGATCCAGCCGCCCGACGAGGCCTACGCCCGCATCTTCGCCAATGCCTGGGCCGGCCGCCTCGGCGAGAACTGA
- a CDS encoding GntR family transcriptional regulator produces the protein MPSRPAAAKKGARKSAAARPARTPRTAARPAPAGAAPADLDLLSSGFARPRTLTDEAYERLEELIVTLQLPPGAAISEATLSERLGIGRTPIREALQRLARERLIVILPQRGNLVSQIDVKSQLRLLETRREVERLIARCAARRATPAEMQRFAEIAEGFDRAADENDETSFVRLDKEFNDLCLKAARNEFAAGAMSLMHGLSRRFWYLHYRQAADLPVMARLHAGVAHAIARRDEAAAATALDRLLDNIEQFTRATVSTDA, from the coding sequence GTGCCGAGCCGCCCCGCAGCCGCAAAGAAGGGAGCCCGCAAGTCCGCCGCCGCGCGGCCGGCCCGCACGCCCCGGACCGCGGCCCGGCCAGCGCCGGCAGGCGCCGCGCCGGCCGACCTCGACCTGCTTTCGAGCGGCTTCGCCAGGCCCCGAACGCTCACCGACGAGGCCTACGAGCGTCTCGAGGAACTGATCGTGACGCTGCAGCTGCCGCCGGGCGCCGCGATCTCCGAGGCCACGCTCTCCGAGCGCCTGGGAATCGGCCGCACGCCGATCCGCGAGGCGCTGCAGCGCCTCGCCCGGGAAAGGCTGATCGTGATCCTGCCGCAGCGCGGCAACCTGGTCTCACAGATCGACGTCAAGAGCCAGCTGCGCCTGCTCGAGACCCGGCGAGAGGTCGAGCGCCTGATCGCACGCTGCGCGGCGAGGCGGGCGACGCCGGCCGAGATGCAGCGTTTCGCCGAGATCGCGGAGGGCTTCGATCGCGCCGCCGACGAGAACGACGAGACCAGCTTCGTGCGCCTCGACAAGGAATTCAACGATCTCTGCCTCAAGGCCGCGCGCAACGAGTTCGCCGCCGGCGCGATGAGCCTGATGCACGGCCTGTCCCGGCGCTTCTGGTACCTGCACTATCGCCAGGCCGCCGACCTGCCGGTCATGGCCCGGCTGCATGCCGGCGTGGCCCACGCGATCGCCCGGCGCGACGAGGCCGCCGCGGCCACCGCCCTCGATCGCCTGCTCGACAACATCGAGCAATTCACCCGGGCGACCGTCTCCACCGACGCCTGA
- a CDS encoding alpha/beta fold hydrolase: protein MQARRPFLGELEIHVAGTGPALVAVHGIQGSLEAWHAATDRLSGVRVVLPSLPGRGRSVRFADRSRLAGADVPADIAGFYHLAHFARLLRALLDELGQPFVLAGFSMGVSVILQMARDHGLQGARSLVLLAGTPCAGGGAAWFGNGPVESVIEEARERAIRMGHARPADADAVAHCWQSARRADFRELLGTLRLPVRVVHGDLDDQCPVAHGRLIAESIPGARLRILPGVGHGLLADAPGVVAEELAAAVRDAF from the coding sequence ATGCAGGCACGAAGACCCTTCCTCGGCGAACTCGAGATCCACGTTGCCGGGACCGGCCCCGCGCTGGTGGCCGTGCACGGCATCCAGGGTTCGCTCGAGGCCTGGCATGCGGCGACCGACCGCTTGAGCGGCGTGCGGGTCGTGCTGCCCAGCCTGCCCGGGCGCGGCCGCTCGGTCCGCTTCGCGGACCGGAGCCGCCTGGCCGGGGCGGACGTGCCGGCAGACATCGCCGGCTTCTACCACCTCGCGCATTTTGCCCGCTTGCTGCGCGCGCTGCTCGACGAGCTCGGCCAGCCCTTCGTGCTCGCGGGATTCAGCATGGGCGTCAGCGTCATCCTGCAGATGGCCCGCGACCACGGCCTGCAGGGCGCGCGCTCGCTGGTATTGCTCGCCGGCACGCCTTGCGCAGGCGGGGGGGCCGCGTGGTTCGGCAACGGCCCGGTCGAGTCGGTGATCGAGGAGGCCCGCGAGCGCGCGATCCGCATGGGTCACGCGCGGCCGGCCGATGCGGACGCGGTCGCGCACTGCTGGCAGTCCGCCAGGCGGGCCGACTTCCGTGAGCTGCTCGGAACGCTGCGCCTGCCGGTCCGCGTCGTGCATGGAGACCTCGACGACCAGTGCCCGGTGGCCCACGGCCGGCTGATTGCGGAGTCCATTCCCGGCGCCCGATTGCGTATCCTGCCTGGCGTCGGGCACGGTCTGCTCGCCGACGCGCCGGGCGTGGTCGCCGAGGAACTCGCGGCGGCGGTGCGCGACGCATTCTGA
- a CDS encoding 2-dehydropantoate 2-reductase — MRTCIVGLGAVGGFIGARLAASGQPVSALARGATLQAVGRDGLLLVEGPAGGERETRAPIRVSDDPAALGEQDLVVLSVKTTGLADVAPRIAPLLGPDTVVLSAMNGVPWWFFHGLSEPLAAREWSAIDAGRRIAAAIPPERVLGAVVHFACAAPRPGTVRHGQGDRLIVGEPRGGDSARCARVAEALGRAGLQVEVSQRIQQDVWFKLWGNMTMNPISAITGATADRILDDPLVRGFVSRAMREAAAIGERIGLPIPITPEERHAVTRKLGAFRTSMLQDVDAGKPVELDALVTIVAEIGAAVGVPTPDIDALLGLARLHAQVRGLYPLPAQGEPA, encoded by the coding sequence ATGCGAACCTGCATCGTCGGCCTCGGCGCAGTCGGGGGCTTCATCGGCGCCCGGCTCGCCGCAAGCGGCCAGCCGGTTTCGGCGCTGGCCCGCGGCGCCACGCTCCAGGCCGTCGGCCGCGACGGCCTGCTGCTCGTCGAAGGGCCTGCAGGCGGCGAGCGCGAGACCCGCGCGCCGATCCGGGTGTCCGACGATCCCGCGGCGCTCGGCGAGCAGGATCTGGTGGTGCTGAGCGTCAAGACCACCGGCCTGGCCGATGTCGCGCCGCGGATCGCGCCGCTGCTCGGCCCCGACACCGTCGTGCTGTCGGCGATGAACGGCGTGCCCTGGTGGTTCTTCCACGGCCTGAGCGAGCCGCTCGCCGCGCGCGAGTGGTCCGCGATCGACGCCGGCCGGCGGATCGCAGCCGCGATCCCGCCCGAGCGGGTGCTCGGCGCGGTGGTGCACTTCGCCTGCGCCGCCCCGCGGCCGGGCACGGTCAGGCACGGCCAGGGCGACCGGCTGATCGTCGGCGAGCCGCGCGGCGGCGACAGCGCGCGCTGCGCGCGGGTGGCCGAGGCGCTTGGCCGGGCGGGCCTGCAGGTCGAGGTCTCGCAGCGGATCCAGCAGGACGTCTGGTTCAAGCTGTGGGGCAACATGACGATGAACCCGATCTCGGCGATCACCGGGGCCACCGCCGACCGCATTCTCGACGATCCGCTGGTTCGCGGTTTCGTCTCGCGGGCGATGCGCGAGGCGGCCGCGATCGGCGAGCGGATCGGCCTGCCGATCCCGATCACGCCCGAGGAGCGGCACGCGGTCACCCGCAAGCTCGGCGCCTTCCGCACCTCGATGCTGCAGGACGTCGACGCCGGCAAGCCGGTCGAGCTCGACGCGCTCGTCACGATCGTCGCCGAGATCGGCGCGGCCGTCGGCGTGCCCACGCCCGACATCGACGCGCTGCTCGGGCTGGCGCGCCTTCACGCGCAGGTGCGCGGCCTCTATCCGCTGCCGGCGCAGGGCGAGCCGGCCTGA
- a CDS encoding TRAP transporter large permease, with the protein MDWLPFLMLPVAFVLIFLGIQVAFSMMITAVLFGLMIFGDRVVHQFVEKIEDLSSNFVLAAVPLFVFMGAMLEKSGIADRLFEAIHIWTRRLPGGLALATVLMCIIFAASSGVIGATESVVGLLTIPIMLRYGYNKGLISGTICAGGSLGTIIPPSVVVVVMGPLANLSVGDLMYGMVFPGLIMAGLYLLYIFVLCVVRPEFGPRIPPEPGDPKFLEKVRITTVNLLPPLLMVFAVLGSILLGWASPTEAAAIGSLCAVGLSALYRQLSPSGLFEALMKTLRITAMIMAVLLAGTLFTGVFIGGGGIGVASRLITEMQLSPWMLLSLMLLILFLAGFFLDWISVVLIFLPIFTPLVTAAGFDPVWFCILFLIMLQTSYLTPPMAPAIFYLRAVSPKEIQIRDMYRGVMPFIALQLVALAVTLTWPGVVTWLPSVMLQLR; encoded by the coding sequence ATGGACTGGCTTCCCTTCCTGATGCTCCCGGTCGCCTTCGTGCTGATCTTCCTCGGCATCCAGGTCGCGTTCTCCATGATGATCACCGCCGTGCTCTTCGGGCTGATGATCTTCGGCGACCGGGTGGTCCACCAGTTCGTCGAGAAGATCGAGGACCTTTCCTCGAACTTCGTGCTCGCCGCGGTCCCGCTGTTCGTCTTCATGGGGGCGATGCTAGAGAAGTCCGGCATCGCCGACCGGCTCTTCGAGGCAATCCACATCTGGACCCGCCGCCTGCCCGGGGGGCTGGCGCTGGCCACGGTGCTGATGTGCATCATCTTCGCCGCCTCCAGCGGCGTGATCGGCGCCACCGAGTCGGTGGTTGGGCTGCTGACCATCCCGATCATGCTGCGCTACGGCTACAACAAGGGGCTGATCAGCGGCACGATCTGCGCCGGCGGCTCGCTCGGCACGATCATCCCGCCCTCGGTCGTGGTGGTGGTGATGGGGCCGCTGGCCAACCTGTCGGTCGGCGACCTGATGTACGGGATGGTCTTCCCCGGCCTGATCATGGCGGGCCTCTACCTGCTCTACATCTTCGTGCTCTGCGTCGTGCGGCCCGAGTTCGGTCCCCGCATTCCGCCCGAGCCCGGAGATCCGAAGTTCCTGGAGAAGGTTCGGATCACCACGGTCAACCTGCTGCCGCCGCTGCTGATGGTCTTCGCTGTGCTCGGCTCGATCCTGCTCGGGTGGGCCTCGCCCACCGAGGCGGCGGCGATCGGCTCGCTCTGCGCGGTGGGGCTCTCGGCGCTGTACCGTCAGCTGTCCCCGTCGGGCCTGTTCGAGGCGCTGATGAAGACGCTGCGCATCACCGCGATGATCATGGCGGTGCTGCTCGCCGGCACGCTGTTTACCGGCGTCTTCATCGGCGGCGGCGGCATCGGCGTCGCCAGCCGGCTGATCACCGAGATGCAGTTGTCGCCGTGGATGCTGCTGTCGCTGATGTTGCTGATCCTGTTCCTGGCGGGTTTCTTCCTCGACTGGATCTCGGTGGTGCTGATCTTCCTGCCGATCTTCACGCCCCTGGTCACCGCGGCTGGCTTCGATCCGGTCTGGTTCTGCATCCTGTTCCTGATCATGCTGCAGACGAGCTACCTGACCCCGCCGATGGCGCCCGCGATCTTCTACCTGAGGGCGGTGTCGCCCAAGGAGATCCAGATCCGCGACATGTATCGGGGAGTCATGCCGTTCATCGCGCTGCAGCTGGTGGCCCTCGCGGTCACGCTCACCTGGCCTGGCGTGGTCACCTGGCTGCCCAGCGTCATGCTTCAACTTCGCTGA
- a CDS encoding phytanoyl-CoA dioxygenase family protein, translated as MSPEEILAITPRILTREQREFYFREGYILLPGVIDAAWLERLRAATAELVERSRKVTVSDKVFDLEPGHRPDAPRLRRVSSPVDQHPAFWEYVTSSIMPDIVADLVGPSVKFHHSKLNFKWAAGGEEVKWHYDIGFWPHTNYSPLTVGTYLYDCGMDQGPLGVLPRSHEFEPLLSQYGPDGKWTGCLNQADVDRLDLSKAVYLTGPAGSLTIHNCRTLHASPKNLSDLGRPLLLNTLSSGDAYPYTINPIRSPHDQSIVRGTAPARSHHDPRPCPMPPDWSGGYSSIFALQQGERDGAVM; from the coding sequence ATGAGTCCGGAAGAAATCCTGGCGATCACGCCCCGGATCCTCACCCGGGAGCAGCGGGAGTTCTATTTCCGCGAGGGCTACATCCTGCTGCCCGGCGTGATCGACGCTGCGTGGCTCGAGCGCCTGCGCGCCGCGACCGCCGAACTGGTCGAGCGCAGCCGGAAGGTGACAGTCTCGGACAAGGTCTTCGACCTGGAGCCCGGGCATCGTCCCGATGCGCCGCGGTTGCGCCGCGTGTCGAGCCCGGTGGACCAGCACCCGGCGTTCTGGGAGTACGTGACCAGCTCGATCATGCCGGACATCGTTGCCGACCTGGTCGGCCCGAGCGTGAAGTTCCATCACTCGAAGCTGAACTTCAAGTGGGCGGCCGGCGGCGAAGAGGTCAAGTGGCACTACGACATCGGCTTCTGGCCGCACACCAACTACTCGCCTCTCACGGTCGGCACCTACCTGTACGACTGCGGCATGGACCAGGGCCCGCTCGGCGTGCTGCCGCGCAGCCACGAGTTCGAGCCCCTGCTGTCGCAGTACGGCCCCGACGGCAAGTGGACCGGGTGCCTGAACCAGGCCGACGTCGACCGGCTCGACCTGAGCAAGGCGGTCTACCTGACCGGCCCGGCCGGCTCGCTGACGATCCACAACTGCCGGACGCTGCACGCGTCGCCGAAGAACCTCTCGGATCTGGGGCGTCCGCTGCTGCTGAACACGCTCAGTTCGGGCGACGCCTATCCGTACACGATCAACCCGATCCGCTCGCCGCACGACCAGTCGATCGTGCGCGGCACGGCGCCGGCGCGGTCGCATCACGATCCGCGGCCCTGCCCGATGCCGCCGGACTGGTCGGGCGGCTATTCGTCGATCTTCGCGCTGCAGCAGGGCGAGCGCGACGGCGCGGTGATGTGA
- a CDS encoding putative bifunctional diguanylate cyclase/phosphodiesterase codes for MRTLLKLVMALTLSAVAFGMLAGGTDPARLAFRALLASVAFGGLVALRFGGPALAVAVFLYGSLALIFADALLLAGIRAPSLLALAALPAIAGWFLGRRAATLVASCAGVATCLVAWLEQAGHIRPDPGGPFDHLLTLAIMLPVSAFVGLHAHRRFLKQLRIARDNAARLEQELAARQATERDLKARNDDLRLVHQLSARVQGIRDADAMMRVAIETIVDVARAEQVTTYLAAPDDLRMRLVASHGFDAEFDRVAESFTLQGSWSEEAFRLGRPLVSADVGAEALYTPEIREALIARGLRGVALLPLSERGTPLGCVALFYRQGIVERFGPGQIESLDAVGRTLSMAIASVRHLQHLLHRARHDSLTGLPNRAVLHETFEAMADRLRAGARPAVMLLDLDRFKEINDTLGHEVGDGLLTAIARRLERTSGPGDTLTCRLGGDEFAVLLRHADSTEAALERAQRIRRALEHPFEVGGMSLKIGASLGLAIYPGDGTDSHQLLRAADVAMYRSKNHGLGVSRYDRTTDTHSADKLSLLAELGDALERGELLLHFQPELETKSGRTACVEALVRWRHPKRGLLPPSEFVPLAETSETIHAFTRAVLGLAMRACRRLRQEGFDCQVAVNLSARNLVDERCVHDIERLLLEHGLASEDIVLELTETAIMHDPDQVAGLLDRLDRRGVGLALDDFGTGYSSLANLKRLPLDFLKIDASFVRDMTVDEQDAIIVRSTITLAHNLGKKVIAEGVEDADAERLLRQMGCDIVQGYHLARPMPLDELIPWLRDSEARRVAPEALATGR; via the coding sequence GTGCGGACGCTGCTGAAGCTGGTCATGGCGCTGACGCTGTCGGCGGTGGCCTTCGGGATGCTGGCGGGCGGCACGGACCCGGCAAGGCTCGCGTTCCGGGCCTTGCTCGCCTCGGTCGCTTTCGGCGGGCTGGTGGCCCTGCGCTTCGGAGGCCCGGCCCTCGCCGTCGCCGTCTTCCTCTACGGCAGCCTGGCGCTGATCTTCGCCGATGCGCTGCTGCTCGCCGGCATCCGCGCCCCGTCGCTGCTCGCGCTGGCGGCGCTCCCGGCGATCGCCGGCTGGTTCCTGGGGCGCCGGGCCGCCACGCTGGTGGCTTCCTGCGCGGGCGTCGCCACCTGCCTGGTGGCCTGGCTGGAGCAGGCGGGCCACATCCGCCCCGACCCCGGCGGCCCCTTCGACCACCTGCTGACGCTGGCAATCATGCTGCCGGTGTCGGCCTTCGTCGGCCTGCACGCGCATCGGCGCTTCCTGAAGCAGTTGCGGATCGCCCGCGACAACGCCGCGCGCCTGGAGCAGGAGCTCGCCGCGCGCCAGGCCACCGAGCGCGACCTGAAGGCCCGCAACGACGACCTGCGGCTCGTCCACCAGCTCTCGGCCCGGGTGCAGGGCATTCGCGACGCCGACGCGATGATGAGGGTCGCGATCGAGACCATCGTCGACGTCGCCCGGGCGGAGCAGGTCACGACCTACCTGGCGGCGCCGGACGACCTTCGGATGCGCCTGGTCGCCAGCCACGGCTTCGACGCGGAGTTCGACCGGGTCGCGGAGAGCTTCACGCTGCAGGGAAGCTGGAGCGAGGAGGCCTTTCGCCTCGGGCGGCCGCTCGTCTCCGCCGACGTCGGAGCCGAAGCGCTCTACACGCCGGAGATACGGGAGGCGCTGATCGCGCGCGGGCTGCGCGGCGTCGCGCTGCTGCCGCTGTCCGAGCGCGGAACGCCGCTCGGCTGCGTCGCCCTCTTCTACCGCCAGGGCATCGTCGAGCGCTTCGGCCCCGGGCAGATCGAGAGCCTCGACGCGGTCGGCCGGACGCTCTCGATGGCGATCGCCAGCGTGCGCCACCTGCAGCACCTTCTGCATCGCGCGCGGCACGACTCGCTGACCGGCCTGCCGAACCGCGCCGTCCTTCACGAGACCTTCGAGGCCATGGCGGACCGCCTGCGCGCCGGCGCGCGCCCGGCCGTCATGCTGCTCGACCTGGACAGGTTCAAGGAGATCAACGACACGCTGGGCCACGAGGTCGGCGACGGCCTGCTCACCGCGATCGCGAGGCGCCTGGAGCGCACCTCGGGCCCCGGCGACACCCTGACCTGCCGGCTGGGCGGCGACGAGTTCGCGGTCCTGCTTCGCCACGCGGATTCGACCGAGGCCGCGCTCGAGCGCGCCCAGCGGATCCGCAGGGCGCTTGAGCATCCGTTCGAAGTGGGCGGCATGAGCCTGAAGATCGGCGCGAGCCTCGGTCTCGCGATCTACCCCGGCGACGGGACCGACAGTCACCAGTTGCTGCGGGCGGCCGACGTGGCGATGTATCGCTCGAAGAACCACGGGCTCGGCGTCAGCCGCTACGACCGGACCACCGACACCCACTCCGCGGACAAGCTTTCGCTGCTCGCAGAGCTGGGCGATGCGCTGGAGCGCGGAGAGCTCCTCCTGCACTTCCAGCCCGAGCTGGAGACGAAGAGCGGCCGAACCGCGTGCGTGGAGGCGCTCGTGCGGTGGCGGCACCCGAAGCGCGGACTGCTGCCGCCTTCGGAGTTCGTGCCGCTCGCCGAGACCAGCGAGACGATCCACGCCTTCACGAGGGCCGTGCTGGGGCTCGCCATGCGCGCCTGCCGCAGGCTGAGGCAGGAAGGATTCGACTGCCAGGTGGCAGTGAACCTGTCCGCGCGCAACCTGGTGGACGAGCGTTGCGTGCATGACATCGAGCGCCTGCTCCTCGAGCACGGACTGGCCAGCGAGGACATCGTGCTCGAACTGACGGAAACGGCGATCATGCACGATCCCGACCAGGTGGCGGGCCTGCTGGACCGGCTCGACCGGCGGGGGGTCGGCCTCGCGCTGGACGACTTCGGGACCGGCTACTCGTCGCTGGCCAACCTGAAGCGCCTGCCGCTGGACTTCCTGAAGATCGACGCCTCCTTCGTCAGGGACATGACGGTCGACGAGCAGGACGCGATCATCGTCCGGTCGACGATCACGCTCGCCCACAACCTTGGCAAGAAGGTGATCGCCGAAGGGGTCGAGGACGCCGACGCCGAGCGGCTGCTGCGGCAGATGGGCTGCGACATCGTCCAGGGCTACCACCTGGCCCGACCGATGCCGCTCGACGAACTGATCCCGTGGCTTCGCGACAGCGAGGCCCGGCGTGTCGCCCCGGAGGCGCTCGCCACCGGGCGCTAG
- a CDS encoding class II aldolase/adducin family protein encodes MAAFNGNPPPRSGIDPAEWQLRVDLAACYRVFAMLGWTELIYNHITVRIPGPEKHFLINPFGLHYSEVTASNLVRIDLQGNVVGHSDWPVNPAGFTVHAAIHDGIPGAHCVMHTHTTAGMAVACSQAGLSMSNFYSAQLHGKLAYHDFEGITVHADEGPRLVRNIGDRPAVILRNHGLLAWGDTIHRSFAILWLLNRACEIQLATLAMGPAIEVPEAIQRRCTADSLQFDPRFGGGRDMFDALVRQVDRIDPGYRA; translated from the coding sequence ATGGCCGCATTCAACGGAAACCCGCCGCCGCGATCCGGCATCGACCCCGCCGAGTGGCAGTTGCGCGTCGACCTCGCCGCCTGCTACCGGGTCTTCGCGATGCTCGGCTGGACCGAGCTGATCTACAACCACATCACGGTCCGCATTCCGGGGCCGGAGAAGCACTTCCTGATCAATCCGTTCGGGCTGCACTACTCCGAGGTGACCGCGTCCAACCTCGTGCGCATCGACCTGCAGGGCAACGTCGTCGGGCACTCCGACTGGCCGGTCAACCCGGCGGGCTTCACCGTGCACGCGGCGATCCACGACGGCATCCCCGGCGCGCATTGCGTGATGCACACGCACACCACTGCCGGCATGGCTGTGGCCTGCTCGCAGGCCGGGCTGTCGATGAGCAACTTCTACAGCGCGCAGCTGCACGGCAAGCTCGCCTACCACGACTTCGAGGGCATCACCGTGCATGCCGACGAGGGCCCGCGGCTGGTGCGCAACATCGGCGACCGGCCGGCGGTGATCCTGCGCAATCACGGGCTGCTCGCCTGGGGCGACACGATCCATCGCAGCTTCGCGATCCTGTGGCTGCTGAACCGCGCCTGCGAGATCCAGCTGGCCACGCTGGCGATGGGCCCCGCGATCGAGGTGCCCGAGGCGATACAGCGGCGCTGCACCGCGGATTCGCTGCAGTTCGACCCGCGCTTCGGCGGCGGGCGCGACATGTTCGACGCGCTGGTCAGGCAGGTCGACCGCATCGACCCGGGATACCGGGCCTGA
- a CDS encoding fatty acid hydroxylase family protein: MMTERQRKFREAYKADISPLYNGLVHIGVIYAAGIAAIWYCASQLQGATWEWLMVVPVFIAGNFAEWAMHKYVMHRRIDVFALRAIYERHTRQHHQYFTDMDPTIDTTREFRIVFFPWRVLMVLGVMGTILGYVASLLINPNAGYIVFMTMVAHYLLYEVFHYCCHVHDNWFVRNMPFVNTIRRHHTAHHNWGIMMHYNMNLTFPIADWFTGTSDLKRGLIGHLFNGYDESHVKEELKPVIAKFRKEEKRITLDGPLLTPEEEQALSHSMSRA; this comes from the coding sequence ATGATGACCGAGCGTCAACGCAAGTTTCGCGAAGCGTACAAGGCAGACATCAGCCCGCTATACAACGGCCTCGTGCACATCGGTGTGATCTACGCGGCCGGCATCGCTGCGATCTGGTACTGCGCCTCGCAGTTGCAGGGCGCCACCTGGGAATGGCTGATGGTCGTGCCCGTCTTCATCGCGGGCAACTTCGCCGAGTGGGCCATGCACAAGTACGTGATGCACCGGCGCATCGACGTCTTCGCGCTGCGCGCGATCTACGAGCGCCACACCCGGCAGCACCACCAGTACTTCACCGACATGGATCCGACGATCGACACCACGCGCGAGTTCCGGATCGTCTTCTTCCCCTGGCGCGTGCTGATGGTGCTGGGCGTGATGGGCACGATCCTGGGCTACGTGGCGTCGCTGCTGATCAATCCGAACGCCGGCTACATCGTGTTCATGACGATGGTCGCGCACTACCTGCTGTACGAGGTGTTCCACTACTGCTGCCACGTCCACGACAACTGGTTCGTGCGCAACATGCCCTTCGTCAACACGATCCGGCGGCATCACACGGCCCACCACAACTGGGGGATCATGATGCACTACAACATGAACCTCACCTTCCCGATCGCGGACTGGTTCACCGGCACCAGCGACCTGAAGCGCGGCCTTATCGGGCACCTGTTCAACGGCTACGACGAATCCCACGTCAAGGAAGAGCTGAAGCCGGTGATCGCGAAGTTCCGCAAGGAAGAGAAGCGGATCACGCTCGACGGCCCGCTGCTCACGCCGGAAGAAGAGCAGGCGCTGAGCCACTCGATGAGCCGCGCCTGA
- a CDS encoding hemerythrin domain-containing protein has translation MQLFVGCHDEIRAGIASLEALAAALAGQRALPEIRRVAGEVLGCFERTVPEHHREEERELWPMIRRSARGEDLQTFEAIAARLRREHHELEAAWAELRRAVEAVARRGDAGGAALEPGRVARLAEAYRNHALFEDEVVVPMAHYLLSPTEQNRLRISVALRRLPVGKGFV, from the coding sequence ATGCAACTGTTCGTCGGCTGCCACGACGAGATTCGCGCGGGCATCGCCTCGCTCGAGGCGCTGGCGGCGGCGCTGGCGGGCCAGCGCGCGCTGCCCGAGATCCGGCGGGTCGCCGGGGAGGTGCTCGGGTGCTTCGAGCGCACCGTTCCCGAGCACCATCGCGAAGAAGAGCGCGAGCTCTGGCCGATGATCCGGCGCAGCGCGCGCGGCGAGGATCTCCAGACCTTCGAGGCGATCGCCGCGCGGCTTCGCAGGGAGCACCACGAGCTCGAGGCCGCCTGGGCGGAACTGCGCCGTGCCGTCGAGGCCGTCGCCCGGCGCGGCGATGCCGGCGGCGCCGCGCTCGAGCCCGGCCGGGTGGCCAGGCTGGCCGAGGCCTACCGCAACCACGCGCTGTTCGAGGACGAGGTCGTCGTCCCGATGGCGCATTACCTGCTGAGCCCGACCGAGCAGAACCGCCTGCGGATCTCGGTCGCGCTGCGGCGGCTGCCGGTCGGCAAGGGCTTCGTCTGA